A stretch of Prunus dulcis chromosome 6, ALMONDv2, whole genome shotgun sequence DNA encodes these proteins:
- the LOC117630837 gene encoding phosphoenolpyruvate carboxykinase (ATP)-like, whose amino-acid sequence MAFGETKTQPQTQTPEVVPAKKYDQNDVDKVSHFTPTICVSDSALKFTNVLYNLTPAELYEHAVKYEKGSFITSTGALATRSGAKTGRSPRDKRVVKDATTQDDLWWGKGSPNIEMDEHTFMINRERAVDYLNCLDKVFVNDQFLNWDSENKIKVRIVSARAYHSLFMHNMCIRPTKEELENFSTPDFTIYNAGKFPCNRYTHYMTSSTSIDLHIARKEMVILGTMYAGEMKKGLFSVMHYLMPKRQILSLHSGCNMGKSGDVALFFGLSGTGKTTLSTDHNRYLIGDDEHCWSDKGVSNIEGGCYAKCIDLSREKEPDIWNAIKFGAVLENVVFDDYTRLVNYADKSVTENTRAAYPIEFIPNALIPCVGPHPKNVILLACDAFGVLPPVSKLNLAQTMYHFISGYTALVAGTEDGIKEPTATFSACFGAAFLMLHPTKYAAMLAEKMQTHGATGWLVNTGWSGGSYGSGSRIKLAYTRKIIDAIHSGSLLKTEYKKTKVFGLEIPSEVEEVPSEILDPVNTWSDKNAYNETLMKLAGLFKNNFETFTNYQIGEDNKLTEEILAAGPHC is encoded by the exons ATGGCTTTCGGTGAGACTAAGACCCAACCACAGACACAGACACCCGAG GTCGTTCCGGCTAAGAAGTATGACCAGAACGATGTTGATAAAGTGTCACATTTCACCCCCACTATTTGCGTCAGTGACAGCGCCTTAAAGTTCACCAACGTCCTCTACAACCTTACTCCTGCTG AGCTGTATGAGCATGCTGTCAAGTACGAGAAGGGGTCGTTCATCACGTCCACCGGTGCATTAGCAACTCGATCGGGAGCCAAGACTGGTCGGTCTCCAAGAGATAAGCGTGTTGTCAAGGACGCTACTACTCAGGATGATCTTTGGTGGGGAAA GGGTTCCCCCAACATCGAAATGGACGAGCACACGTTCATGATTAACAGGGAAAGAGCTGTAGATTACTTAAATTGTTTAGACaag GTCTTTgtgaatgaccaatttctgAACTGGgattcagaaaacaaaatcaaagtgAGGATTGTCTCTGCTAGGGCTTACCACTCACTGTTCATGCACAACAT GTGCATCCGACCCACTAAAGAAGAGCTGGAGAATTTCAGCACTCCGGACTTCACTATCTACAATGCTGGCAAGTTCCCCTGCAATCGTTACACACACTACATGACATCCTCTACTAGCATTGATCTCCATATTGCTAGGAAGGAGATGGTCATTCTTGGAACCATGTATGCCGGTGAAATGAAGAAGGGCCTCTTCAGTGTCATGCATTATCTCATGCCCAAGCGCCAAATCCTCTCCCTCCACTCTGGCTGCAATATGGGGAAGAGTGGAGATGTTGCCCTCTTCTTTGGTTTGTCAG GTACCGGTAAGACAACCCTTTCCACTGATCACAACAGGTACTTGATCGGAGATGATGAGCACTGCTGGAGCGACAAAGGTGTGTCGAACATCGAAGGTGGTTGCTATGCCAAGTGCATTGACCTTTCCAGGGAGAAGGAGCCCGACATTTGGAACGCCATCAAGTTTGGCGCTG TGCTGGAAAATGTTGTGTTCGATGATTATACCCGACTGGTGAACTATGCAGACAAATCTGTTACAG AGAACACTCGTGCAGCCTACCCCATCGAATTCATCCCCAACGCACTGATCCCATGTGTTGGCCCCCACCCTAAGAATGTCATTCTTCTGGCATGTGATGCATTTGGTGTGCTCCCACCTGTGAGCAAGCTGAACCTGGCACAGACCATGTACCACTTCATCAGTGGCTACACTGCCCTG GTTGCTGGAACTGAAGATGGTATCAAGGAGCCAACAGCAACATTCTCAGCCTGCTTTGGTGCAGCATTTCTAATGCTGCATCCTACCAAGTATGCCGCAATGTTGGCTGAGAAGATGCAGACGCATGGTGCAACTGGATGGCTGGTGAACACTGGCTGGTCTGGTGGAAG CTATGGATCCGGAAGCCGCATCAAGCTAGCCTACACAAGGAAAATCATTGATGCCATCCACTCCGGCAGCCTCTTGAAGACAGAGTATAAGAAGACCAAAGTGTTTGGACTTGAGATTCCTAGTGAGGTTGAGGAAGTGCCCTCAGAAATACTTGATCCTGTGAACACT TGGTCAGACAAGAATGCATACAATGAGACACTGATGAAGCTGGCTGgcctgttcaaaaacaacttTGAGACCTTCACAAATTACCAGATTGGCGAGGACAACAAGCTGACTGAGGAGATACTTGCAGCTGGTCCCCACTGCTGA